The following coding sequences are from one Comamonas koreensis window:
- the mscL gene encoding large conductance mechanosensitive channel protein MscL — MSFMKEFREFAVKGNVMDLAVGVIIGAAFGKIVDSVVNDLIMPIVGLVFGKLDFSNLFVVLGTIPDGVPRTLDALKKAGIPVFAYGNFITVAVNFAILAFIIFMMVKQINRLKRDAPPPAPAATPEDVVLLREIRDSLQQKR, encoded by the coding sequence ATGAGCTTCATGAAGGAATTCCGCGAGTTTGCGGTCAAGGGCAATGTGATGGATCTGGCCGTTGGTGTGATCATCGGCGCCGCTTTTGGCAAGATCGTCGATTCGGTCGTCAATGACCTGATCATGCCCATCGTCGGTTTGGTCTTTGGCAAGCTGGACTTCTCCAATCTCTTCGTCGTGCTGGGTACCATTCCCGATGGCGTGCCGCGCACACTCGACGCGCTGAAAAAAGCGGGCATTCCGGTGTTTGCTTATGGCAACTTCATCACCGTCGCGGTGAACTTCGCGATCCTGGCTTTCATTATTTTCATGATGGTCAAACAGATCAACCGCCTCAAACGCGACGCGCCCCCTCCAGCGCCCGCTGCCACCCCGGAAGACGTGGTGCTGCTGCGTGAAATCCGCGACAGCCTGCAGCAAAAACGTTGA
- a CDS encoding cytochrome b, whose translation MAHEFKEISPNATLGAKAGNWLENRFPTAFEAYRVHMSEYYAPKNFNFWYIFGSLALLVLVIQIVTGIFLVMHYKPDAEKAFASVEYIMRDVPWGWLIRTMHSTGASAFFVVVYLHMFRGLLYGSYRKPRELVWVFGCAIFLCLMAEAFMGYLLPWGQMSYWGAQVIVNLFSAIPFIGPDLALLIRGDYVVGDATLNRFFSFHVIAVPLVLLGLVAAHLLALHDVGSNNPDGIEIKGPNAPKDAQGRPLDGVPFHPYYTVHDLFGVAVFLFIFSAIVFFAPEMGGYFLEYNNFIPADPLKTPNHIAPVWYFTPFYSMLRAITSEMMVALSVILVAAVAYVCIKTRMAAVLKGLLVLVALVVLALFGAFAFTGIAALGGIDAKFWGVVVMGLAVIILFFLPWLDHSPVRSIRYRPHWHKYVYAVFVVNFVVLAYLGVQPPSPIGEKVSQVGTLFYFGFFLLMPWWSRKGTPKPVPERVTFHAH comes from the coding sequence ATGGCACACGAATTCAAGGAGATATCGCCGAACGCCACCTTGGGCGCCAAGGCCGGCAACTGGCTGGAGAACCGCTTTCCCACGGCATTTGAGGCCTATCGGGTCCATATGTCGGAGTACTACGCACCGAAGAACTTCAACTTCTGGTACATCTTTGGCTCGCTGGCGCTTTTGGTGCTGGTGATCCAGATCGTCACCGGCATCTTTTTGGTGATGCACTACAAGCCCGATGCCGAAAAGGCGTTTGCCTCGGTCGAGTACATCATGCGCGATGTGCCCTGGGGCTGGCTGATCCGGACCATGCATTCCACCGGCGCCTCGGCCTTCTTTGTCGTGGTCTACCTGCACATGTTCCGTGGCCTCCTGTATGGCAGCTACCGCAAGCCGCGCGAGCTGGTCTGGGTGTTTGGCTGCGCGATCTTCCTGTGCCTGATGGCCGAGGCCTTCATGGGCTACCTGCTGCCCTGGGGCCAGATGTCGTACTGGGGTGCGCAGGTGATCGTCAACCTGTTCTCGGCCATTCCCTTCATCGGCCCGGACCTGGCGCTGCTGATCCGGGGCGACTATGTGGTGGGCGATGCGACGCTCAACCGTTTCTTCAGTTTCCATGTGATCGCCGTGCCGCTGGTGCTGCTGGGCCTGGTTGCGGCGCATTTGCTGGCCTTGCACGATGTGGGCTCCAACAACCCCGATGGCATCGAGATCAAGGGCCCGAATGCGCCCAAGGATGCGCAGGGCCGGCCGCTCGACGGCGTGCCTTTCCACCCTTACTACACGGTGCATGACCTGTTTGGCGTGGCGGTGTTCCTGTTCATCTTCTCGGCCATCGTGTTCTTTGCGCCGGAGATGGGTGGCTACTTCCTCGAGTACAACAACTTCATCCCGGCCGACCCGCTCAAGACGCCCAACCATATTGCGCCTGTGTGGTATTTCACGCCCTTTTATTCGATGCTGCGTGCCATCACCAGCGAGATGATGGTCGCCTTGTCGGTGATCCTGGTCGCAGCCGTGGCCTATGTCTGCATCAAGACCCGCATGGCCGCCGTCCTCAAGGGCTTGCTGGTGCTGGTGGCGCTGGTGGTGCTGGCGCTGTTTGGTGCCTTTGCGTTCACCGGCATTGCAGCGCTGGGCGGTATCGACGCCAAGTTCTGGGGTGTGGTGGTGATGGGGCTGGCCGTGATCATCCTGTTCTTTCTGCCCTGGCTGGACCACAGCCCGGTGCGCTCCATCCGCTACCGCCCGCACTGGCACAAGTATGTGTATGCGGTGTTTGTCGTGAACTTCGTGGTGCTCGCCTATCTGGGGGTGCAGCCGCCATCGCCGATTGGCGAAAAGGTCTCCCAGGTAGGTACCTTGTTTTACTTTGGCTTTTTTCTGCTGATGCCCTGGTGGAGCCGCAAAGGCACACCCAAGCCGGTGCCTGAGCGTGTCACCTTCCATGCGCACTGA
- the secA gene encoding preprotein translocase subunit SecA, whose protein sequence is MATNFFTKIFGSRNDRLLKQYRKVVARINAMEPEYEKLSDEQLREKTQEFKNRIAGGESLDNILPEAFAVVREGSKRVMKMRHFDVQMLGGMALHYGKIAEMRTGEGKTLTGTLPVYLNALSGNGVHVVTVNDYLATRDATWMGRLYNFLGLSVGINLSQLPKHEKQAAYNSDITYGTNNEYGFDYLRDNMVQDASERVQRRLNFAIVDEVDSILIDEARTPLIISGQAEDHTAAYLAMREVVPLLTRQEGEADPRTGEGVTKPGDFTVDEKGHQIHLTEQGYEAAERILAEKGMLAEGASLYDPANITLVHQLYAALRAQHLYHRDQHYVVQGGEVVIVDEFTGRLMSGRRWSEGLHQAVEAKEGVEIQAENQTLASITFQNYFRLYNKLGGMTGTADTEAYEFQEIYGLETVVIPPNRPSKRDDQLDRVYKTTPEKYAAAISDIRECYERGQPVLVGTTSIENSEIIDEMLKKENLPHQVLNAKQHEREADIIAQAGRPGVITIATNMAGRGTDIVLGGNIEKQISAIEADESLSETERRNKVEALRAEWKIEHDKVTELGGLRIIATERHESRRIDNQLRGRAGRQGDRGSSRFYLSLDDQLMRIFAGDRVKAIMERLKMPDGEAIEAGIVTRSIESAQRKVEARNFDMRKQLLEYDDVANDQRKVIYQQRNEILDAADLAPMIDGMRDSALADIVRQYVPEQSMEEQWDLAGLEKVLREEWHIDLPLQQLLDGAESISDEEIEEKVVAEGARLFNDKLEQAGKENFMQFMRAVLLQTLDSSWRDHLAALDYLRQGIHLRGYAQKQPKQEYKREAFELFSQLIDQVKTQVTRVMMSVQIRSPEQLDEATEQLEQSNDRTAHVTYSGPDESGDAESSEPLALPEGVRVARNDPCPCGSGKKYKLCHGKLA, encoded by the coding sequence ATGGCAACCAATTTCTTCACCAAAATTTTTGGCAGTCGCAATGATCGCCTGCTCAAGCAATACCGCAAGGTCGTCGCTCGCATCAATGCGATGGAGCCCGAGTACGAAAAGCTCAGCGACGAACAATTGCGCGAGAAGACGCAGGAGTTCAAGAACCGCATCGCTGGCGGAGAGTCGCTGGACAATATCCTGCCCGAGGCATTTGCCGTGGTGCGTGAAGGCTCCAAGCGGGTGATGAAGATGCGCCACTTCGATGTGCAGATGCTGGGCGGCATGGCCCTGCATTACGGCAAGATTGCCGAAATGCGTACCGGCGAAGGCAAGACCTTGACGGGGACCTTGCCCGTGTACCTGAACGCGCTGAGCGGCAATGGTGTGCACGTGGTGACGGTCAATGACTACCTGGCCACGCGTGATGCGACCTGGATGGGGCGCCTCTACAACTTCCTGGGTCTGTCGGTGGGTATCAACCTGTCGCAGCTGCCCAAGCATGAGAAGCAGGCCGCCTACAACTCCGACATCACCTACGGTACGAACAACGAGTACGGCTTTGACTACCTGCGCGACAACATGGTGCAAGATGCCAGCGAGCGCGTGCAGCGCCGGCTGAACTTCGCCATCGTCGACGAGGTGGACTCGATCCTGATCGACGAGGCGCGCACGCCCTTGATCATCTCCGGCCAGGCCGAAGACCACACCGCCGCCTACCTGGCGATGCGCGAAGTGGTGCCACTGCTCACGCGCCAGGAAGGCGAAGCCGACCCCCGCACCGGCGAGGGCGTGACCAAGCCGGGCGACTTCACGGTCGACGAAAAGGGCCACCAGATCCACCTGACCGAGCAAGGCTACGAAGCGGCAGAGCGCATTCTGGCTGAAAAGGGCATGCTGGCCGAAGGCGCATCGCTCTACGATCCCGCCAACATCACGCTGGTGCACCAGCTGTACGCCGCACTGCGCGCCCAGCACCTCTACCACCGCGACCAGCACTATGTGGTGCAGGGCGGCGAGGTCGTGATTGTCGATGAGTTCACCGGCCGCCTGATGTCGGGCCGCCGCTGGAGCGAAGGTCTGCACCAGGCCGTTGAAGCCAAGGAAGGCGTGGAAATCCAGGCCGAGAACCAGACCCTGGCATCGATCACCTTCCAGAACTATTTCCGCCTGTACAACAAGCTGGGCGGCATGACCGGTACTGCTGACACCGAGGCCTATGAGTTCCAGGAAATCTACGGTCTGGAAACCGTGGTGATCCCGCCCAACCGCCCCAGCAAGCGCGATGACCAGCTGGACCGCGTCTACAAGACCACGCCCGAGAAGTATGCGGCGGCGATCAGCGATATCCGGGAGTGCTACGAGCGCGGCCAGCCCGTGCTGGTGGGCACGACCTCGATCGAGAACTCGGAAATCATCGACGAGATGCTGAAGAAAGAGAATCTGCCCCACCAGGTGCTCAACGCCAAGCAGCATGAGCGCGAGGCAGACATCATTGCCCAGGCGGGGCGCCCCGGCGTCATCACCATCGCGACCAACATGGCAGGCCGCGGTACCGACATCGTGCTGGGCGGCAATATCGAAAAGCAGATTTCCGCCATCGAGGCCGACGAGTCGCTGTCCGAGACGGAGCGCCGCAACAAGGTCGAAGCCTTGCGCGCTGAGTGGAAGATCGAGCACGACAAGGTGACCGAGCTGGGCGGCCTGCGCATCATCGCGACCGAGCGCCATGAATCGCGCCGTATCGACAACCAGCTGCGTGGCCGTGCCGGCCGCCAGGGTGACCGTGGCTCCTCGCGTTTCTACCTGTCGCTGGACGACCAGCTGATGCGCATTTTCGCGGGCGACCGTGTCAAGGCCATCATGGAGCGCCTGAAGATGCCCGATGGCGAAGCCATTGAAGCGGGCATTGTGACCCGTTCCATCGAAAGCGCGCAGCGCAAGGTGGAAGCGCGCAACTTTGACATGCGCAAGCAATTGCTCGAGTACGACGACGTCGCCAATGACCAGCGCAAGGTCATCTACCAGCAGCGCAACGAGATTCTGGATGCGGCCGACCTGGCTCCGATGATCGACGGCATGCGCGACAGCGCGCTGGCCGATATCGTGCGCCAGTATGTGCCCGAGCAGTCCATGGAAGAGCAGTGGGATCTGGCCGGTCTGGAGAAGGTGCTGCGCGAGGAATGGCACATCGACCTGCCACTGCAGCAGCTGCTCGATGGCGCGGAATCGATCTCCGACGAGGAAATCGAAGAGAAGGTCGTTGCCGAAGGCGCACGCCTCTTCAATGACAAGCTGGAGCAGGCGGGCAAGGAGAACTTCATGCAATTCATGCGTGCGGTGCTGCTGCAGACCCTGGATTCCAGCTGGCGCGACCACCTGGCCGCCTTGGACTACCTGCGCCAGGGCATCCACCTGCGCGGCTACGCCCAAAAGCAGCCCAAGCAGGAATACAAGCGCGAGGCTTTCGAGCTGTTCAGCCAGCTGATCGACCAGGTCAAGACCCAGGTCACCCGCGTGATGATGTCGGTGCAGATCCGCTCGCCCGAGCAGCTCGATGAAGCGACCGAGCAGCTGGAGCAAAGCAACGACCGCACGGCCCATGTGACCTACAGCGGCCCCGACGAGTCGGGCGACGCCGAGTCCAGCGAGCCGCTGGCGCTGCCTGAAGGCGTGCGTGTGGCCCGCAATGATCCATGCCCATGCGGCAGTGGCAAGAAATACAAGCTCTGCCACGGTAAACTCGCATAA
- the argJ gene encoding bifunctional glutamate N-acetyltransferase/amino-acid acetyltransferase ArgJ: MPVNLKAPVAQDLAPVAGIRIGVTEAGVRKANRKDVTVFLLDEGSHVAGVFTKNRFCAAPVQICREHLASHSQSIRAIVINTGNANAGTGADGLARAHATCDALAGLLKIDAQQVLPFSTGVIMEPLPVDRITAGLPAAIADAQPGHWAKAAEGIMTTDTLPKAFSASATVGGKTVQITGISKGAGMIRPNMATMLSFLGTDAAISPELMPALAKTLADQSFNRITIDGDTSTNDSFVVVATNQAGNAPISDWNTTDGQALMAALREVAQKLAQAIVRDGEGATKFIQIEVEQGRTEEECRLVAYAIAHSPLVKTAFFASDPNLGRILAAVGYAGIEDLDQTQIELYLDDVHVATQGGRNPAYQEADGQRVMKQQEIVVRVQLGRGNASTQLWTCDLSHDYVSINADYRS, encoded by the coding sequence ATGCCCGTCAATTTGAAAGCCCCAGTAGCGCAGGACCTGGCTCCTGTCGCCGGTATTCGCATTGGTGTGACGGAGGCCGGCGTGCGCAAGGCCAACCGCAAGGATGTGACGGTGTTCTTGCTGGACGAGGGCAGCCATGTCGCTGGCGTGTTCACCAAGAACCGCTTTTGTGCCGCGCCGGTGCAGATCTGCCGTGAACACCTGGCCAGCCACAGCCAGTCGATACGCGCCATCGTCATCAACACCGGCAATGCCAATGCCGGCACCGGCGCCGATGGCCTGGCCCGTGCCCACGCCACCTGCGATGCGCTGGCAGGCCTCTTGAAGATCGATGCCCAGCAAGTGCTGCCGTTCTCGACCGGCGTGATCATGGAGCCGCTGCCAGTGGACCGCATCACTGCGGGCCTGCCTGCCGCCATTGCCGATGCGCAGCCGGGCCACTGGGCCAAGGCCGCTGAAGGCATCATGACCACCGACACCTTGCCCAAGGCGTTTTCCGCCTCGGCCACCGTGGGCGGCAAGACGGTGCAGATCACCGGCATCAGCAAGGGCGCGGGCATGATTCGCCCCAATATGGCGACCATGCTGAGTTTTCTGGGCACCGACGCAGCCATCAGCCCCGAGCTGATGCCGGCGCTGGCCAAAACCCTGGCCGACCAGTCGTTCAACCGCATCACCATCGATGGTGACACCTCGACCAATGACTCCTTTGTCGTGGTCGCTACCAACCAGGCCGGCAATGCCCCGATCAGCGACTGGAACACCACCGATGGCCAAGCCTTGATGGCTGCGCTGCGCGAAGTGGCACAAAAGCTGGCGCAAGCGATTGTGCGCGACGGCGAAGGCGCCACCAAGTTCATCCAGATCGAGGTCGAGCAAGGCCGTACCGAAGAAGAATGCCGCCTGGTGGCCTATGCGATTGCGCATTCGCCGCTGGTCAAAACGGCTTTCTTTGCTAGCGACCCCAACCTGGGACGCATTCTGGCTGCTGTGGGCTATGCCGGTATCGAGGACCTGGACCAGACCCAGATCGAGCTGTACCTGGACGATGTGCATGTGGCCACCCAGGGCGGCCGCAACCCGGCCTACCAGGAGGCCGATGGCCAGCGCGTGATGAAGCAGCAGGAGATTGTGGTGCGCGTGCAGCTGGGCCGTGGCAACGCATCCACCCAGCTGTGGACCTGCGACCTGAGCCATGACTATGTGAGCATCAACGCGGACTACCGCTCCTGA
- the petA gene encoding ubiquinol-cytochrome c reductase iron-sulfur subunit, whose protein sequence is MSDSSIDSSKRTWLIASGCAGAVGGVATAVPFVSSFQPSEKAKAAGAAVEVDISELKPGEKITAEWRGKPIWILRRTPEQIAELPQLDGQLADPKSERTAYPTPDYAKNETRSIKPEVLVVIGICTHLGCSPTDKLQPGPQPSLPDDWKGGFLCPCHGSTFDLAGRVFKNKPAPDNLEVPAHQYLSDTKLLIGEDKKA, encoded by the coding sequence ATGAGTGATTCTTCCATCGACTCCAGTAAAAGGACGTGGCTGATAGCGTCGGGATGCGCAGGTGCTGTCGGAGGAGTCGCCACTGCGGTCCCCTTTGTCAGCTCCTTCCAGCCGTCAGAAAAGGCCAAGGCCGCCGGCGCTGCCGTTGAAGTGGATATCTCGGAGCTCAAGCCCGGCGAGAAAATCACCGCCGAATGGCGCGGCAAGCCGATCTGGATCCTGCGCCGCACGCCCGAGCAGATTGCCGAGTTGCCCCAGCTCGACGGCCAGTTGGCCGATCCCAAATCCGAGCGCACGGCCTACCCGACACCGGACTACGCCAAGAACGAAACCCGCTCCATCAAGCCCGAGGTGCTGGTCGTGATCGGCATCTGCACCCACCTGGGCTGCTCGCCCACCGACAAGCTCCAGCCCGGCCCCCAGCCATCGCTGCCCGATGACTGGAAGGGCGGTTTTCTCTGCCCCTGCCACGGCTCCACCTTTGACCTGGCCGGGCGGGTGTTCAAGAACAAGCCCGCGCCCGACAACCTCGAAGTGCCAGCGCACCAGTATCTGAGCGATACCAAGCTGCTGATTGGCGAAGATAAAAAAGCATAA
- a CDS encoding glutathione S-transferase N-terminal domain-containing protein, whose product MMVLYSGTTCPFSHRCRFVLFEKGMDFEIRDVDLFNKPEDISVMNPYGQVPILVERDLILYESNIINEYIDERFPHPQLMPGDPVERARVRLFLLNFEKELFTHVHTLEERAVKGNEKALEKARAQIRDRLTQMAPVFLKNKFILGENFSMLDVAIAPLLWRLDYYGIELSKNAAPLLKYAERIFSRPAYIEALTPSEKVMRK is encoded by the coding sequence ATGATGGTGCTTTATTCGGGAACGACCTGCCCTTTCTCCCACCGCTGCCGCTTTGTGCTGTTTGAAAAGGGGATGGATTTCGAGATCCGTGATGTGGACCTGTTCAACAAGCCCGAAGACATCAGCGTGATGAACCCCTATGGCCAGGTGCCTATCCTGGTCGAGCGCGACCTGATCCTGTACGAGTCGAACATCATCAACGAGTACATCGACGAGCGTTTCCCCCATCCACAGCTGATGCCCGGCGACCCCGTCGAGCGCGCCCGTGTGCGCCTGTTCCTGCTGAACTTCGAAAAAGAGCTGTTCACGCACGTGCACACCTTGGAAGAGCGTGCCGTCAAGGGCAACGAGAAGGCGCTGGAAAAGGCCCGCGCGCAGATCCGTGACCGCCTGACCCAGATGGCGCCGGTGTTCCTGAAGAACAAGTTCATCCTGGGCGAGAACTTCTCGATGCTGGACGTGGCCATTGCCCCGCTGCTGTGGCGCCTGGATTACTACGGCATTGAGCTGTCCAAGAACGCAGCACCGCTGCTCAAGTATGCCGAGCGCATCTTCTCGCGTCCTGCCTATATCGAGGCGCTGACGCCTTCCGAAAAGGTTATGCGCAAGTAA
- a CDS encoding ClpXP protease specificity-enhancing factor: protein MSEIQTTSTQPYLIRAWVEWCNDNGLTPYLSVRVDKTVLVPREFVKDGEIVLNISYDATSALKLGNDYIEFTARFGGVPRDIMVPVSRVVAIFARETGQGMGFPPPEDLLDDDADIAMAALESAGDAGEPAGEANAASPVMQVVTSSDEPPAPDGKSPGRAGKGGKPSLKLVK from the coding sequence ATGAGTGAAATCCAGACAACATCCACCCAGCCGTACCTGATCCGCGCCTGGGTGGAGTGGTGCAATGACAATGGCCTGACCCCGTACCTGAGTGTTCGCGTGGACAAGACGGTGCTGGTGCCGCGCGAGTTTGTCAAAGACGGCGAAATTGTGCTCAACATCAGCTATGACGCAACGAGTGCGCTCAAGCTGGGCAATGACTACATCGAGTTCACCGCCCGTTTTGGCGGTGTGCCGCGCGACATCATGGTGCCCGTCAGCCGCGTGGTCGCCATTTTTGCGCGTGAAACCGGCCAGGGCATGGGCTTTCCTCCGCCTGAGGACCTGCTCGACGACGACGCCGATATCGCGATGGCTGCGCTCGAAAGCGCGGGTGATGCGGGTGAACCGGCTGGCGAGGCCAACGCTGCGTCTCCGGTGATGCAGGTCGTGACCTCCAGCGACGAGCCTCCGGCGCCTGACGGCAAGTCGCCCGGCCGCGCAGGCAAGGGCGGCAAGCCTTCACTCAAACTGGTCAAATAG
- a CDS encoding ATP-binding protein, translated as MTESSHSSLSPLERLVQRAEQLMQRIESVLPQALQAPADWSDAIAWRYRKRANGCGVLEPVRHVGAMSLSDLQNIDGQKEKIARNTEQFVQGSTANNVLLTGARGTGKSSLIRACLHAYAPQGLRLIEVDKADLTDLPDIVDVVAGRPEKFIIYCDDLSFEEGEPGYKAMKSILDGSVSAATPNVLVYATSNRRHLLPEYMTDNLAQQKGENGEIHPGEVVEEKISLSERFGLWVSFYPFSQDEYLRVVGQWLSALGVAEADIEAARPEALVWALERGSRSGRVAHQFARDWAGRSHREVQGRQKIADVADLGEEAQD; from the coding sequence ATGACCGAGTCTTCCCACTCTTCCCTCTCCCCGCTTGAGCGCCTGGTGCAGCGCGCCGAGCAGCTGATGCAGCGCATCGAGTCCGTCCTGCCCCAGGCGCTGCAGGCGCCGGCCGACTGGAGTGATGCCATTGCCTGGCGCTACCGCAAGCGGGCCAATGGCTGTGGCGTGCTGGAGCCGGTGCGCCATGTCGGGGCGATGTCCTTGTCCGACCTGCAGAACATCGACGGGCAAAAAGAGAAGATTGCGCGCAACACCGAGCAGTTTGTGCAAGGCAGCACCGCCAACAATGTGCTGCTGACGGGCGCGCGCGGTACTGGCAAGTCGTCCCTGATCCGCGCCTGCCTGCATGCCTATGCGCCCCAGGGCCTGCGCCTCATCGAGGTGGACAAGGCCGATCTCACCGACCTGCCTGATATCGTCGATGTGGTCGCTGGCCGGCCCGAGAAATTCATCATCTACTGCGATGACCTGAGTTTTGAAGAGGGCGAGCCCGGCTACAAGGCGATGAAGTCGATCCTGGATGGCTCGGTCTCTGCGGCCACACCGAATGTGCTGGTCTATGCGACCAGCAACCGGCGCCATCTGCTGCCCGAGTACATGACCGACAACCTGGCCCAGCAAAAGGGCGAGAACGGCGAGATCCACCCCGGCGAAGTGGTGGAAGAGAAGATTTCGCTGTCCGAGCGTTTTGGCCTGTGGGTGAGTTTCTACCCGTTCAGCCAGGACGAGTACCTGCGCGTAGTGGGCCAGTGGCTCTCAGCGCTGGGTGTGGCGGAGGCGGATATCGAGGCTGCCCGGCCCGAGGCCCTGGTCTGGGCGCTGGAGCGCGGCTCGCGCAGCGGCCGGGTGGCCCACCAGTTTGCCCGTGACTGGGCTGGCCGCAGCCACCGCGAGGTGCAAGGTCGCCAGAAAATTGCCGATGTGGCCGACCTGGGCGAAGAGGCCCAGGATTGA
- a CDS encoding NUDIX domain-containing protein: MSQTDTTETRSHTEVAVGVLIRESDNALLITSRPLGKPRAGWWEFPGGKLEAGETVEEALRRELVEELGIRIENCIAWKVTEHDYSHALVRLHWCKVTQWSGDFEMREGQQMSWQQLPLTVSPVLEGSFPVLQWLSEERGLPFDAEAYVQAAQAAVK; this comes from the coding sequence ATGAGCCAGACTGATACCACCGAGACCCGCAGCCACACCGAAGTGGCTGTGGGCGTGCTGATCCGCGAAAGTGACAATGCCCTGCTGATAACCAGCCGCCCCCTGGGCAAGCCCCGCGCGGGCTGGTGGGAGTTTCCCGGCGGCAAGCTCGAAGCGGGCGAGACCGTCGAAGAGGCGCTGCGCCGTGAGCTGGTCGAGGAGCTGGGCATCCGCATCGAAAACTGCATCGCCTGGAAGGTGACCGAGCATGACTACAGCCATGCCTTGGTGCGCTTGCACTGGTGCAAGGTGACGCAGTGGTCGGGTGATTTTGAGATGCGTGAAGGCCAGCAGATGTCCTGGCAGCAGTTGCCGCTGACGGTGAGCCCGGTGCTGGAAGGCTCCTTCCCGGTGCTGCAATGGCTGAGCGAGGAGCGTGGGCTGCCTTTTGATGCGGAAGCCTATGTGCAGGCGGCGCAAGCTGCAGTGAAATAA
- a CDS encoding cytochrome c1: MKKIILSACLGLGVLLGSGAVQAAEGGVAWDKFKPDTTNTTSLQNGAKLFVNYCLSCHSAAFMRYNRLQDIGLTEQQIKDNLLFTTDKVGETMKAAIDPKQAKEWFGANPPDLTLVARSRASHQGTGADYLYTFLRTFYKDDTKATGWNNMAFPSVGMPHVLWELQGVRVPVYQEVEEHGHKTQVFTGWQQVTPGKMNSTDFDKSVGDLVNYLQWMGDPSQNTRMRVGVGVLIFLLGLIFITWRLNAAFWKDVK; the protein is encoded by the coding sequence ATGAAAAAAATCATTCTCTCCGCATGCCTGGGTCTGGGTGTGCTTTTAGGGTCCGGTGCCGTGCAGGCGGCCGAAGGCGGTGTGGCCTGGGACAAATTCAAGCCCGACACGACCAACACCACCTCGCTGCAAAACGGCGCCAAGCTGTTTGTCAACTATTGCCTCAGCTGCCATTCAGCCGCGTTCATGCGCTACAACCGCTTGCAGGACATTGGTCTTACCGAGCAGCAGATCAAGGACAACCTGCTGTTCACCACCGACAAGGTGGGTGAGACCATGAAGGCGGCCATCGATCCCAAGCAGGCCAAGGAGTGGTTTGGCGCCAACCCGCCAGATCTCACCCTGGTCGCGCGCTCACGTGCCAGCCACCAGGGCACCGGTGCCGACTACCTCTACACCTTCTTGCGCACTTTCTACAAGGACGACACCAAGGCCACCGGCTGGAACAACATGGCCTTCCCCTCGGTGGGCATGCCCCATGTGCTCTGGGAGCTGCAAGGTGTGCGCGTGCCGGTCTACCAAGAGGTCGAGGAGCACGGACACAAGACCCAGGTGTTCACCGGCTGGCAGCAGGTCACGCCGGGCAAGATGAACTCCACTGATTTCGATAAGAGTGTGGGTGATTTGGTGAACTATCTACAATGGATGGGTGATCCCAGCCAGAACACCCGCATGCGCGTCGGCGTCGGGGTGCTGATATTTTTGCTGGGACTCATCTTCATCACCTGGCGCCTGAATGCGGCGTTCTGGAAAGACGTGAAGTAA